The DNA window TGGCTTAGAAAGATAAGCAGACTGCAGACACTTGAGATCCAGTTTCTCAGTTTTCGtcagttgcagctgcagaaTTGAAAGAGTTTTTATTATCTAAAAGACATACcgtacaataaaaaaaaatatagaacaTGGCTCTACATACCTTTATGTTTTGCTTATACAATGCGAACTTGAAACAGCTTTCAGGTgagtttatttaataaatcagctaaatttaaaaacgaatTGTCGAAAGGCGCGGGTCAGAATATACATATCTTGATCGAAATGAAGATACAAATTGTAATgggaaatttgaaaaatgaaattagcCAATCTGTTTTTGTTACTTTTGTCGTCAAAAGGTTTTTCAAAAACATGTTACTCACCTTTAATTTCAAGCAAAGCAACAAGTAATTAAAAGTACTTCGTAGATGCTAAATAAGTAGGGCCCAAAATCGAAATAAGTACTTAATATGCATTTACTTAGAATTAGACAACCATGTTGACTGGAATGTAAACACTTCGTTTTAACTCAATTTTATGgcgaaaacacaaaaacaaatacgAAAATTTCAGTAAATGTTACTATTATTGATTTTCCCCAGTCGCGATTCGAAATTGAGCGTAAAACCCAGCGAATCAGCTGTTCGGCGGCAACGACAGcacaacaaaacaattaaatatccGCCGCAGCCGcaaaacaatacaaaaaaacaaaagcaacagccaaataaacgaaaaacaacaacaaaaccaaCTGCGCCGCgataaaattgtttgccaatAAGAATCGGGCTTAGTGCGGACTGGCATCCGAAAGATACAGGAACGTGgtggctgcagctgcaacggGAAGACCATGGTTTTCTTCAAGTTCTTGAAGAGCAAACTGTAACGTATATAAAGGCAACCACATCACACCAAGTAAACACACGCGAAAATCCTAACGAAATAGAGATACAACAAAAAGATACGAAAAAAGATACAACCCACGAGAATAACAATGCGCGAAATTCAGGCGTAAGTATGCGAAGGCGAAGGTGTGGGCGCGCGTTGTTTACGTCTAGGAAGTATCTGGTGTCCCCCGAGTATTCGGCTACCTGGTACTGGTACCCACATATGTAGGTGGGGAATCTGCAAGAGAATCGAAGGGAGAACCAGTGGGATTCGAACGCGAACCGAAAACGCGAAAGCGAACGAGAACGTGGCgagcaaaacacaaaaacccaAAACGACGCCGTGCCAGCAAATAGTATCTGTGTGAATGAATGGGCCAGCTTTGTGGGGGTGTGTTCGTGTGATTATGCTGCCGTCTGGACATCAGATAATGcgaattatattttgtttttgtctcgTCATGTTGGCCCAGCCGCGCGCGTTTTTGCCGCGCTTTGTATCTATCAGATACACTAGCCGAAAAGTATGTGCGGAATGCGCCGTGCTTTCGTATTTCGGAttgttttttttccttttttttttttttggtcgaGGTTTCGCGGGTTTCCGCCACTGGACCGCGCTTCAATCGCATCCGGACGGTGTCGAGGTGAGCACACATTCAAATTCTCTAGTCACGAGTCTCGGTTGTACGGCGCTCGCTAAATCGGTACCCTTATCATCCGCTGTCAGACATGAGCTACTAGCACCTCCACAAGATTGCAGTTCACCCCCAGCCAACCGGACAACTAAGCACCCCACTAAACTTTATGGTGGATAAACCGAAAGCAAAATAAAGAGGCGAGGTTAGATAAAGCTTAGAATAAAGTGCCACTGCGTTGGAATACGAGCCAAACCAGCGGGCCATCGAAAATGTCCTTGAATTACATTGAAAACTGACTTGGAGTAGTAAAGTCGAGTTTAATAGTAAACTTTGAAATAGTATTCCCTAAGTTTAGACCGTAACACTTCTTATAATATcacttattatatttatacacTTATTGTACTTCTGCGGCTTTCAATAGTATCTCTTTTTATCCAGCTCCCAATTTATGACGAAGACAAATCGCTTGGTAATTTTGAGGCATGGCGAAAGTGATTTCAACATAGAGAACAAATTCTGCGGCTGGCATGATGCGCCATTGAGTGAATTTGGTGAGATTAGGATTAAATTAGTTTAGGATACCCAGTTAACTTTCGTATTTATCTAACCATTAGGCGTCCAGGAGGCCCTGACTGTGGCGATTCCCGCGCTCGCCCAATCCGAGTTGGAATTCGACGTGGTCTATTCATCCGTATTGAGCAGATCTCGTCAAACGGCCGAATTGATACTCTCCAAGTTGAACTGCGCCTATGTGCCCATTAAGGAGGATTGGCGGCTGTGCGAACGGCACTACGGAAATCTGACTGGTTGCCGGAAACGAATGGTAGCCGATCGCTATGGGGAGGAGCAGGTTCAGGCCTGGCGACGTGGATACGACTGCGTACCGCCGCCCATCGATGAGAAGAACCGGTACTTCTACACCATTTGCAGCAATCCCATATTCGATGATGTTCCTCGCGGGGAGTTCCCCCTCGCGGAATCCCTTCACATGTGCGTCGATCGGGTGAAACCCGTGTGGAAGGAGGTCAGGCGGGAGGTGTTCGAAGGCACCCGGGTACTGATGTGCGTCCACGGAACTGTGGCGCGTGCCCTTGTCCAGCACATTGAGGGTAAGTTCGATAGGCTTAGCAGTAGCTCATGGTTTACATCGATGGTTACTCCGTAGGAATCTCCAACGAGGCCATCGAAAAGGTTAACATTCCAAATTGCGTGCCACGCGTCTACGAGTTCGATTTGAAAACGGGAGGCTTGGTTGGAGCTGCCATCAATCTGGGGGATCAGGAGTATATCAGGCGGAAGACAGCCCAGGTGGCAGCCATTGGTGACTGATTGCGGAGCACTCCTCTTGACTTTTGTGGCATTTACATCGATATGTGGCCGACTGCATTTACTTAAGCCTTTACCGCTTAAAGTCCGAGGAGATCGGCTGATAAGGATATTATGACTACTATTTATTCGTCTACACCATCTGATATTTTCGGccaaaaatatacaatttatacaaaatataattgaTGGAGAAgattacatatacatacataaatataataaaaataagctaTTTCGTTGTATGAAGTCAAATTGGAAGCTACAcccaataaaacatttttagttTCGAagtgtatattttattaaattgctTTTCTCGAGCTCCATTACGATCCAAAAGACGATCTAGTAAATGCATTATGTAATACTTTCAGTTGCTGCCACAGCCATTTGCCTGAAGTGCAATTAGTAGTAGCTCTGCTCGTTGTAGAGCGGACTCAAGTTGTTTGGCAGGATGTAGATGTCCTCGGGACGACCGTTGAACACGAACGGACGCTTCAGCGATGTCAGCTTGGAGTCCTGCTGAGGAACCGGCATGGAGGCGAGTCCAAAGCTCTGCTGGGAGCCTCCGTAACCACCCATTGAAGGCGACGACATGGGTCTGTACGGATTACTAGGCGTCGGTGGCCGCATTCCATATCCACCGCCACCCAAGCCAGGTGTCAGGGATCCCATCGCCTCGCCCGGGGATCCGTTCATTTGGTATACTCCTGTCGGCTTTCCGTTGGCCAGGAAGTTCACGGGTAAATTGAACACGGAGCCGTAGGCGGAGAATGAGGGCATAGGCTGGTAGGTCAGCAGTGGGGAGAATCCGCCGCCAAATGGAGCCGTTGGCATATTGGGCAAAAACATATACGGTGTGGGCGGCAGTCTTACGTAGTAGATGGGTGAATTGCGGGCTGGTGACGCGTGATTGGCCGCAGGACGCCGACCACCGGAGGCTCGTGACATAACCACATCCTCGAGATCGTTGCTGGCGCCAGAAAAGGCGGGATAGAACATATCCGGAGCCAGGTAGAGCGGGACGGGGATAAGCACTGGCTGGGCATAGCCAATGAAGGGCAACATCTTGGGCATGGAATCGTAAGGATTGCCCTGAGGTGCGGCATATGGACTCCAGGGATAGTTGGCAGAGTTGGGCAATCGTGACTCCTGTTTCGACTCCTGCATCATCTGGTAGGGATCGTgttcctcctcgtcctccgaCTTCAGGTCCTGCTGCTCGCCCAATGCGTCCTGGACATACTGCTGCGTGTGGATCTGCTGTCCCTGCGGCTGTTGTTGTCCCACCTGCAGTCCTGGCTGCGAGGATTGTACCTGCTTCTGTTGGCTCTGCTTCTTCACCAGCTGGGCTAGATTGGCTGCAACAGAGTCGGCCACTAGTTGctccagcaccagcagcatcaGTATGATGCTCCACATGTGGTTACCCATTTGATAGCTGTAATTGGATCATGGCATTGGCGGTGAGTAAATCTTCTGTCGATCCCCGACTGACCCCAAGCACCATTCAAGCTGATTTGCATGCTTCGAGCTAGTTTCTCACACTCCAATTGCGCAACCAGCGGATTTTCCCCCACCAGCACAGGTGAACAACGGAATAAATATGGCCAGTACTTTGGAGCCCCATCGCCGGCCGAGATCGAAGCAAAAAGTATAACCCAAGCTAATAATTCCTAATTAAATCAAGTAGGCACTTTTGGTTTACTAATATCTACTTATTAAATTGTATTCTACTTTGAAGTAAAGCCGCTATATTTCCATTTCTTTGCTTAGTATGTGATCTtcttcaaaatattttaaagccATCACTTCCCGAACAGCAATTTTGAACAATTACCCTTAATTTGTTTGATGTTTTCACACTTTTTCCACAAACActttatatacaaatttacCTGGTCAGTAAGTGAAATGCGTTGATTGCTTAATTTGGCAGGAGAGTCCTAATCGAAATGCTAACGAATCAAAATTGGCCCACTGGTCGGCAGGAGCGTTCAACTGGAAATGAGTGTGATCACGGCCAGAATCGACGCTTTATATAAGGGGGCCTGGCCAGAATCCCCGCATTCCCAGTTCCCAACTCTCTGCCGACGGCGCCGTCGACGGGagctgcgcatgcgcagcatTGAAGAAACGAACTGAAGTAGTTAAGTGTGTAGTAAGCAGAGTGTTTGGGCCATAagtttgtttgcatttgccGGGCCTTTCTCAGCGATCTAAGGGCATGATTTTGAGGTTCTGTGGCAAGTGATAAATCGGCTAATTGCCAGCGGCTTAAACGCCGGCTTAATTAGCCCTGACTGTGAATAAACCTGCCAGCtgcaaattatataaatatccaCATGCACTTGTTGCATTTTGCTAGCCAGCTTGGTGGAATCGCGAGCAATGTTAATTACACCGGCAAAAGGTCCCTCGACTGGTGTAACAAGAGCCCTGCGAGAAACGCCCGCGattatgcattttaatttttatgacaGGGCAAAAGAAGACGTCGAGTTTGAGTCGGAGATGGGCTCATTAGTCAATGATATCCGCCCTGCATTCCACATGGCACCTAGCACCAAGCAGATAGCACCTAGTGCCTGCTTAAAGCACCTGCTCCTGCTGATCTAAAGATCTCTTCCCAGTTGCATAATTGAGCATAATTGTGCGATTGCATCGGCGTGCCTACATATTTAGTTAGTGTGCAACTTTATTGTCCGCCTAACGATTACCAGGCAAGAGCCAGTGTAATGCCAGTCAAAGAATCCCAGGCTGGCCAGGAACAAGAAAGGGGCACAGGAGAGAACAGTCTGTCAAACAGGTCATAATTATGCCAGATACTCCAGATACTCCGGTGCAGATAAACCCCTGCAGGCACTATTAATATTCTAATAtgaataatttgtttatttgtcaaAGCCAGCGGCACTGGCGCCGGCGTTGAGATTAGAGCAATAATAAATTACGCAGCTAATTAAGCGGcggttgcagcagcagcaggagcagcaacatCCACGCAGATGcaaaagatacagatacatgcCGCAGATTGCGCCGACTGCCGCAACAAGCGACGACAATAACGAACGGTTCGTGTTCTATGTATGTATTACTATTACCCAACTCAAGGTACTATCCCAGAGTCCAGCTAAGAACCAAGCCCAAATCCAAGCTCAAGCCCAAGCCCGAACCCGAAGTACTTGGCCAAGCCCCATGCCACACGTAATTAGCCTTGGAATGTCCTTGTGCACGTGACTAGCCCCGCTCCTCAAAGCCCCGGGCGCGAAGATCGCAGTCGCCCTGGTGTGGGGCTAAATATAAAACGCGCGTGCCTGCGGATCATCAAACTTGGCCACTTTCCTAACGAAGCCACGTTAGGTGACAATGTCGTTGATGCACTGCCCGAAAATCTTTGAAAGTCAGTTTGGCATCTTGTTATGTTACAATGTACAACTATTCAACTCCTGGCTAGTTTTATGGTTTTAtatcattatatatatttaatattcagcttagtacattttatttatgcagTAAGTCATATTGTAGTACTACCAGTAGATTTGTGCAGTGTAGAATTGGCAGTACTATCTTGGTATCGGTAATCGGAACGTAAACAACTAACAGCTATCAGGCTACAAGGGTTCATTAACACCAACTGACAGCCTGGACACAAACATGGCCCAAACAAAACGCCGTGCTTGCTGGGACCACGGCTGATGGCCATTGCCATTTAAAAAAGGCAGAAGCTCGCGTATTAAATCATCagcctcatcatcatcgcttCGCTACCGGCACACTCGCTTGAGCATGGCCCATCTAAAGTAAAccacttttgttttttacaccaacagagagagagatatAAAAAGAAATCGAAGCTAAGACAGAAGATCGGCGGAGAACTGGGTCAGAAGCCGCACGACTGCTGACGAGATTCTGAATTATAGAAAACCCCTCAGGAGGTCGCCCTCCAAACAGACTATGTAAACAAATTACTCAGTATCTAAATACCCTTTATGGAAAAATTTCATCGCGCAATACCTCTGATTCTATTAGTTGGGTTTTAAGCTCTAAAAGAGTTGTTTGCCTTAAATACCCTTTAGCTGCACTTGAATACTCGCCCCACACGAGCCACACTCAGCTACTTTCTTTAACAgcaaacataaacatattCTCGAAAGCCCAATGATGTTGCTTGCAGTTCAATTTGCCACTGCCATTGACCCAATTATTAAACAAACAGTTCAGAGCTTGCTAAAGAAATTGAACAAGCACTTCCGGATAGTGTGGCTGTGATTGGAACTCAGTGTTATCAGTTTAGTTTTCATATTACCTCCTATCAAAGGGGTTCAATTAGCTTCAGTTCATAGAGGTTCTTGATAAGAAGTTGGAAAGGTTTTGGCCAGAAATAGTACTTTTCACAATTAAGCTTTTCGAAGACGAGGTGGCCGAGAGGTTAAGGCGTTGGACTGCTAATCCAATGTGCTCTGCACGCGTGGGTTCGAATCCCATCCTCGTCggttgttctttttttctttctaaTTTTAtccttaattttattttattggtctccgtgtaaaataaatttttaatctTTTCTAGGGTTAAAATCACTATACTTTTGTTTAAATGAAAGTAATAATTAAAGAAATAATTAGAACTCAAAAGAGAGCAATAAtgcaaaaatttatttaaaaaggatATTTCGACGAGGATGGGATTCGAACCCACGCGTGCAGAGCACATTGGATTAGCAGTCCAACGCCTTAACCTCTCGGCCACCTCGTCATCTTGGAATTCGATGTTTTAGATCGTTTTTTCAAAGaaagtatgcaaatattttgcattaaTAGACTATGCGAATTATGTCCTTAATTTACATAGACTTACCATACATTTTTTAGAAGTTCTTTGATCTTGAAATGCTTTTGCCAATATATATGCTCTTTgccaatatattttatatattgcTTAGGGTTCTTTATTTGTTCTTataattgaaatcaaattactataaatgtacataaatatactttttatGCTTAATATCTATtgaaaaagtaaataaaaataaaagaagaaaaaaaggaGTCGACGAGGATGGGATTCGAACCCACGCGTGCAGAGCACATTGGATTAGCAGTCCAACGCCTTAACCACTCGGCCACCTCGTCATGTAATTTAGTTGGGCCCAACAGTCCACTCATTCTGAGCGGACAGCAATTTGCGTTGTTATCGACAGCAAGCTGTATATATCAGCATTAGAACATTGTTATTGCGGTGGTTTATGTAGTTCAgtactttatttttaacagCAAAATATACTAAAATATGGGTTGCTTTCTTAAGAGTTGGTTGTCTGCTACTTGAAATTGTCATTTTCTCAGACAAAGTGCATAAAAACTAAGCCTTAGAACGACAAGAATGAACACTGCTTGCCGGTAAAGCAAGCGGTCCAGGAAATGAGCATTTGGCTGCCACGATTGCATAAGACGAGGTGGCCGAGAGGTTAAGGCGTTGGACTGCTAATCCAATGTGCTCTGCACGCGTGGGTTCGAATCCCATCCTCGTCGcgttatttttgttttacattttttttaacatcAACAAAGTTGAAAAGCGATTTTTATGTTAccgaaaactaaaaataaacgatgTGTTACGAGTGATTAAAACACAGACAATAACCCCAGATGCTTATCGtgtttcaattgaatttatagTTTTACAGCCCCGTTTGCAGACAGGAGACAATAATGGCCATCTCAGCaatttaaaagaaatgaaaatagaTACATTGATAACAGCTTAAGTGTCGCTGATGGTGGAATTGGATGATCTTTTAGATGAAAGATAAGATGCGATGTGTGTGGATGATGCCGGGGCAACCGCTAACTAGATGGATTCTGCAGAAACCGGGTTTATTGACACCGTGAAAAGGGTCATAGCCAGACCAAATGTGACTTGGGATGCCATTAATGGCTCGTTTGGCTCTCAAGGTCGAATGGGATGGGATCGGCAGTGGGGCAATACTTTTTGCAAGCCCTGGCGAGTCGCATTTAGGCCAGCTTTAAAA is part of the Drosophila sechellia strain sech25 chromosome 3R, ASM438219v1, whole genome shotgun sequence genome and encodes:
- the LOC6607415 gene encoding phosphoglycerate mutase 2 isoform X3; this encodes MTKTNRLVILRHGESDFNIENKFCGWHDAPLSEFGVQEALTVAIPALAQSELEFDVVYSSVLSRSRQTAELILSKLNCAYVPIKEDWRLCERHYGNLTGCRKRMVADRYGEEQVQAWRRGYDCVPPPIDEKNRYFYTICSNPIFDDVPRGEFPLAESLHMCVDRVKPVWKEVRREVFEGTRVLMCVHGTVARALVQHIEGISNEAIEKVNIPNCVPRVYEFDLKTGGLVGAAINLGDQEYIRRKTAQVAAIGD
- the LOC6607415 gene encoding phosphoglycerate mutase 2 isoform X1, with the protein product MVFFKFLKSKLSQFMTKTNRLVILRHGESDFNIENKFCGWHDAPLSEFGVQEALTVAIPALAQSELEFDVVYSSVLSRSRQTAELILSKLNCAYVPIKEDWRLCERHYGNLTGCRKRMVADRYGEEQVQAWRRGYDCVPPPIDEKNRYFYTICSNPIFDDVPRGEFPLAESLHMCVDRVKPVWKEVRREVFEGTRVLMCVHGTVARALVQHIEGISNEAIEKVNIPNCVPRVYEFDLKTGGLVGAAINLGDQEYIRRKTAQVAAIGD
- the LOC6607415 gene encoding phosphoglycerate mutase 2 isoform X2, translating into MREIQASQFMTKTNRLVILRHGESDFNIENKFCGWHDAPLSEFGVQEALTVAIPALAQSELEFDVVYSSVLSRSRQTAELILSKLNCAYVPIKEDWRLCERHYGNLTGCRKRMVADRYGEEQVQAWRRGYDCVPPPIDEKNRYFYTICSNPIFDDVPRGEFPLAESLHMCVDRVKPVWKEVRREVFEGTRVLMCVHGTVARALVQHIEGISNEAIEKVNIPNCVPRVYEFDLKTGGLVGAAINLGDQEYIRRKTAQVAAIGD
- the LOC6607416 gene encoding uncharacterized protein LOC6607416, whose amino-acid sequence is MGNHMWSIILMLLVLEQLVADSVAANLAQLVKKQSQQKQVQSSQPGLQVGQQQPQGQQIHTQQYVQDALGEQQDLKSEDEEEHDPYQMMQESKQESRLPNSANYPWSPYAAPQGNPYDSMPKMLPFIGYAQPVLIPVPLYLAPDMFYPAFSGASNDLEDVVMSRASGGRRPAANHASPARNSPIYYVRLPPTPYMFLPNMPTAPFGGGFSPLLTYQPMPSFSAYGSVFNLPVNFLANGKPTGVYQMNGSPGEAMGSLTPGLGGGGYGMRPPTPSNPYRPMSSPSMGGYGGSQQSFGLASMPVPQQDSKLTSLKRPFVFNGRPEDIYILPNNLSPLYNEQSYY